One Kitasatospora sp. MAP12-44 DNA segment encodes these proteins:
- the dapF gene encoding diaminopimelate epimerase has product MSDSTLSPSGLPFLKGHGTENDFVIIPDPDGLLDLGPAQVARLCDRRAGLGGDGMLRVVRSAKDEASVAMADRAEWFMDYRNSDGSIAEMCGNGVRVFARYLVHAGLAEPGPLAVATRAGVRQVVIAPDGLDGAPGEVTVDMGLARLPGPDGIEVRVGDRVWPARNVNLGNPHAVAFVADLADAGDLLSAPLVAPGAVYPQGVNVEFVVGRGERHVAMRVHERGSGETRSCGTGACAVAVAAARRDGVDPAVTGEPVTYTVDLPGGRLVITEHPDGRVEMTGPAVIVASGTFDPGWL; this is encoded by the coding sequence GTGAGCGACTCCACCCTGAGCCCCAGCGGCCTCCCCTTCCTCAAGGGCCACGGCACCGAGAACGACTTCGTGATCATCCCCGACCCGGACGGGCTGCTCGACCTGGGCCCGGCCCAGGTGGCCCGGCTGTGCGACCGCCGGGCCGGACTCGGCGGCGACGGGATGCTGCGGGTGGTCCGCTCGGCCAAGGACGAGGCCTCGGTGGCGATGGCCGACCGGGCCGAGTGGTTCATGGACTACCGCAACTCCGATGGCAGCATCGCCGAGATGTGCGGCAACGGCGTGCGGGTCTTCGCGCGCTACCTGGTGCACGCCGGGCTGGCCGAGCCGGGCCCGCTCGCGGTGGCCACCCGGGCCGGCGTGCGCCAGGTCGTGATCGCACCGGACGGCCTTGACGGCGCACCCGGCGAGGTCACCGTGGACATGGGCCTGGCCCGGCTGCCCGGCCCGGACGGCATCGAGGTGCGGGTCGGCGACCGGGTCTGGCCGGCCCGCAACGTCAACCTGGGCAACCCGCACGCGGTCGCCTTCGTCGCGGACCTGGCCGACGCCGGCGACCTGCTGAGCGCGCCGCTGGTCGCTCCCGGCGCGGTCTACCCGCAGGGCGTCAACGTCGAGTTCGTGGTCGGGCGCGGCGAGCGGCACGTGGCGATGCGGGTGCACGAGCGCGGCTCCGGCGAGACCCGCTCCTGCGGGACCGGCGCCTGCGCGGTGGCGGTGGCCGCGGCCCGCCGGGACGGCGTGGACCCGGCGGTCACCGGCGAGCCCGTCACCTACACCGTGGACCTGCCCGGCGGGCGGCTGGTGATCACTGAGCACCCGGACGGCCGGGTGGAGATGACCGGCCCCGCGGTGATCGTGGCGAGCGGCACCTTCGATCCCGGCTGGCTGTAG
- a CDS encoding trypsin-like peptidase domain-containing protein — MSAVSKNRTARVAAAGAVAGLTLLAATACGPDDTPSPPPSSAPAPASAAPSATTAGLPAGLPSLDVLKKWKLTDWDKWAKQHVMTPATKGFWDLQKMLQAQPTAPVGPAQPPSAPSAGANDPLPSAIPATAVAHPYNQDRVDGKIFFDKADGKHYVCSGTVVSDPAHPGKSNLVWTAGHCVTGGQDGQTARNVTFVPAFNSSGAVSKGKKSTPDQYAPFGAWPAQKAITSPQWQAEGTETGSAANQYDFAIIKVSNPDGGAKSLEETVGGSVPVLFNAPRAQLSLTAIGYPAAAPFDGTELEKCDSGKPSQLSFDAGRPAMYTIGCTMTGGSSGGGWFATEGGKTYLVSNTSIGPADTASWLAGPYLDEVAAGAFDYISKQS; from the coding sequence ATGTCAGCAGTATCGAAGAACCGCACCGCACGAGTGGCGGCCGCCGGTGCGGTCGCCGGCCTGACCCTGCTCGCGGCCACCGCGTGCGGTCCGGACGACACCCCGAGCCCGCCGCCGAGCAGCGCCCCGGCGCCCGCCTCCGCGGCGCCCTCGGCGACCACGGCCGGCCTGCCCGCCGGCCTGCCCAGCCTGGACGTCCTGAAGAAGTGGAAGCTCACCGACTGGGACAAGTGGGCCAAGCAGCATGTGATGACGCCGGCCACCAAGGGATTCTGGGACCTGCAGAAGATGCTCCAGGCCCAGCCGACGGCCCCGGTCGGCCCGGCCCAGCCGCCGAGCGCCCCGAGCGCCGGCGCCAACGACCCGCTGCCGAGCGCGATCCCGGCCACGGCGGTCGCCCACCCGTACAACCAGGACCGGGTGGACGGGAAGATCTTCTTCGACAAGGCGGACGGCAAGCACTACGTCTGCTCCGGCACGGTGGTCTCCGACCCCGCGCACCCCGGCAAGAGCAACCTGGTGTGGACCGCGGGCCACTGCGTGACCGGCGGTCAGGACGGCCAGACCGCGCGGAACGTCACCTTCGTGCCCGCGTTCAACAGCAGCGGCGCGGTCAGCAAGGGCAAGAAGTCGACGCCCGACCAGTACGCACCGTTCGGTGCGTGGCCCGCGCAGAAGGCCATCACCTCGCCGCAGTGGCAGGCCGAGGGCACCGAGACCGGCAGCGCCGCCAACCAGTACGACTTCGCGATCATCAAGGTGAGCAACCCCGACGGCGGCGCCAAGTCGCTGGAGGAGACCGTCGGCGGTTCCGTCCCGGTACTGTTCAACGCGCCGCGCGCCCAGCTCTCACTGACCGCGATCGGCTACCCGGCCGCCGCGCCGTTCGACGGCACGGAGCTGGAGAAGTGCGACAGCGGCAAGCCGTCCCAGCTCTCCTTCGACGCCGGCCGCCCGGCGATGTACACCATCGGCTGCACGATGACCGGCGGCTCCAGCGGCGGCGGCTGGTTCGCCACCGAGGGCGGTAAGACCTACCTGGTCAGCAACACCTCGATCGGCCCGGCGGACACCGCCAGCTGGCTGGCCGGACCGTACCTGGACGAGGTGGCCGCCGGCGCCTTCGACTACATCTCCAAGCAGAGCTGA
- a CDS encoding SidA/IucD/PvdA family monooxygenase, with the protein MDTPPMDTPPMDTQLPYDLLGVGIGPFNLSLAALADQVDGLRALFCDARPEFRWHPGMLVEGARMQVPFLADLVSLVDPTNPWSFLNYLREHDRLFPFYFSERFQLPRREYDHYCRWAAERLASCRFGATVTAVHWEDGAFTATLRSAGAEERVRARNLVLGVGTEPVRPQAFAALADHGAVWHSGEYLERRRALDGARDITVVGSGQSGAEVFLDLLRSRAGDGTRLRWLTRTRALAPMEYSKLGLEHFTPDYTRYFHTLPGQVRDQLVAEQWQLHKAASAETLAEIHDLLYERSIGRPPAAADVEITPGTEVTCALPGPCGGLELRCLHRDSGVPRLVRTDAVVLATGYRAVRPAALEPLAALIDWDEQGRYRIGLDHRVATRPALTGGLYVQNAELHTHGVGTPDLGLGAHRAAVILNALCGRAVHRLPARTAWTSFAPTPLPTQSAAHAEEWNRAPATSR; encoded by the coding sequence ATGGACACCCCGCCGATGGACACCCCGCCGATGGACACCCAGCTCCCCTACGACCTGCTCGGGGTCGGCATCGGCCCGTTCAACCTCTCGCTCGCCGCGCTGGCCGACCAAGTGGACGGCCTGCGCGCGCTGTTCTGCGACGCCAGGCCGGAGTTCCGCTGGCACCCGGGCATGCTGGTCGAGGGAGCCAGGATGCAGGTGCCGTTCCTGGCCGACCTGGTCTCGCTGGTGGACCCGACCAACCCGTGGTCCTTCCTCAACTACCTGCGCGAGCACGACCGGCTCTTCCCCTTCTACTTCTCCGAGCGCTTCCAGCTGCCCCGCCGCGAGTACGACCACTACTGCCGCTGGGCGGCCGAGCGGCTCGCCTCCTGCCGGTTCGGCGCGACGGTCACTGCGGTGCACTGGGAGGACGGCGCGTTCACCGCCACGCTGCGCTCCGCGGGGGCCGAGGAGCGGGTCCGGGCCCGCAACCTGGTGCTCGGGGTCGGCACCGAGCCGGTCCGCCCGCAGGCCTTCGCCGCGCTGGCCGACCACGGCGCGGTCTGGCACTCCGGCGAGTACCTGGAGCGCCGGCGTGCCCTGGACGGCGCCCGGGACATCACCGTGGTCGGCTCCGGCCAGTCCGGCGCGGAGGTCTTCCTGGACCTGCTGCGCAGCCGGGCCGGCGACGGCACCCGGCTGCGCTGGCTGACCCGGACCAGGGCGCTGGCCCCGATGGAGTACTCCAAGCTGGGCCTGGAGCACTTCACCCCGGACTACACCCGCTACTTCCACACCCTGCCCGGCCAGGTCCGCGACCAGCTGGTGGCCGAGCAGTGGCAGCTGCACAAGGCCGCCAGCGCCGAGACCCTGGCCGAGATCCACGACCTGCTGTACGAGCGGAGCATCGGCCGCCCGCCGGCCGCCGCCGACGTCGAGATCACCCCCGGCACCGAGGTGACCTGCGCGCTGCCCGGCCCGTGCGGCGGCCTGGAGCTGCGCTGCCTGCACCGCGACTCGGGCGTGCCCCGGCTGGTGCGCACCGACGCGGTGGTGCTGGCCACCGGCTACCGCGCGGTGCGCCCGGCCGCGCTGGAGCCGCTCGCCGCGCTGATCGACTGGGACGAGCAGGGCCGCTACCGGATCGGCCTCGACCACCGGGTGGCCACCCGCCCGGCGCTGACCGGCGGGCTGTACGTGCAGAACGCCGAGCTGCACACGCACGGCGTCGGCACCCCCGACCTCGGCCTCGGCGCGCACCGCGCGGCCGTCATCCTGAACGCGCTCTGCGGCCGGGCCGTGCACCGGCTGCCCGCCCGGACGGCGTGGACCAGCTTCGCCCCGACCCCGCTGCCGACCCAGTCCGCCGCCCATGCCGAGGAGTGGAACCGTGCCCCAGCCACCAGCCGCTGA
- a CDS encoding GNAT family N-acetyltransferase — protein sequence MTTVLPTAAGEFRLRPVEPADLPLITEWMNDPAVAAFWELAGPAEATERQVLAQLAEGSHSRPLLGLLDGVPMSYWEVYQAERDALAAHYPARPGDTGVHLLLGPPRYRGRGLAAVLLAALAEELLRRGSRVVAEPDVRNTASVRAFQQAGFTAAGELELPEKRALLMIRERERHRGA from the coding sequence ATGACGACCGTACTGCCCACCGCCGCCGGGGAGTTCCGGCTGCGTCCGGTCGAACCCGCCGACCTGCCGCTGATCACCGAGTGGATGAACGACCCGGCGGTGGCCGCGTTCTGGGAGCTGGCGGGTCCGGCCGAGGCCACCGAGCGGCAGGTGCTGGCCCAGCTGGCCGAGGGCAGTCACAGCCGGCCACTCCTCGGCCTGCTGGACGGCGTCCCGATGAGCTACTGGGAGGTCTACCAGGCCGAGCGGGACGCACTGGCCGCCCACTACCCGGCCCGCCCCGGCGACACCGGGGTGCACCTGCTGCTCGGCCCGCCGCGCTACCGCGGCCGGGGCCTGGCCGCGGTCCTGCTGGCCGCGCTGGCCGAGGAGCTGCTGCGGCGCGGCTCCCGGGTGGTGGCCGAGCCGGACGTCCGCAACACCGCCTCGGTCCGGGCCTTCCAGCAGGCCGGGTTCACCGCCGCCGGTGAGCTGGAGCTGCCCGAGAAGCGCGCGCTGCTGATGATCCGTGAGCGAGAACGACACCGAGGAGCTTAA
- a CDS encoding IucA/IucC family protein: MSTALTGAPATVPRQLDQSAESDPLLHQDPAVAAEQAAIEVLLRCWTRETGARPDQDGVLRIAVLGGAARLLADVRHWSLCGWHRFGPAVLAPGQAESGVPLDAVTAAALLARAAADRPDPEQIADLAGRVADSVRRTADILLHRRQHPGPGPDSVFLRAEQALLLGHPLHPTPKSRDGLGPAQSAAYSPELRGSFALHWFAVDRELLASGSALAQDAAELTASLLDAPALLPPGTAALPLHPWQARELALRPQIAQLLAEGLLHDLGAHGEPWHPTSSVRTVMRPGTPWMLKLSLGLRITNSRRENLRKELHRGLEVHQLLEAGLGAEWRAAHPGFDIVRDPAWIGVDLPGLDERTASGLDTVLRRQPFGPQERALCVAGLVAERPLGEPAPGVPSELGDVLRSLARRSGRPLPTVSTEWFLRYLDAAVLPVLWLDGRAGIALEAHQQNSLVLLDQAGWPIGGRFRDNQGYYFRASHAERLEQRLPGIGKASDTFVEDAVAEERFAYYLGINHVLGLIGAFGSQRLADERVLLAALRRFLAGPAATATGSTLPAHLLESPQLRCKANLLTRLHGLDELVGPVETQSVYVRLDNPVAPR; the protein is encoded by the coding sequence TTGAGCACCGCCCTGACCGGAGCCCCGGCCACCGTCCCCCGCCAGCTGGACCAGTCCGCCGAGTCCGACCCGCTGCTCCACCAGGACCCCGCGGTCGCCGCCGAGCAGGCCGCGATCGAGGTCCTGCTGCGCTGCTGGACCAGAGAGACCGGGGCGCGTCCGGACCAGGACGGGGTGCTGAGGATCGCTGTCCTCGGCGGCGCCGCGCGGCTGCTGGCGGACGTCAGGCACTGGTCGCTCTGCGGCTGGCACCGGTTCGGCCCCGCTGTGCTGGCGCCCGGCCAGGCCGAGAGCGGCGTCCCGCTGGACGCGGTCACCGCCGCCGCGCTGCTGGCCCGCGCGGCGGCCGACCGGCCCGACCCGGAGCAGATCGCCGACCTGGCCGGCCGGGTCGCCGACTCGGTGCGCCGTACCGCCGACATCCTGCTGCACCGGCGTCAGCACCCGGGCCCAGGCCCGGACTCCGTCTTCCTGCGGGCCGAGCAGGCGCTGCTCCTCGGCCACCCGCTGCACCCCACCCCGAAGAGCCGCGACGGCCTCGGCCCGGCCCAGAGCGCCGCCTACTCGCCGGAGCTGCGCGGCTCCTTCGCGCTGCACTGGTTCGCCGTCGACCGCGAGCTGCTGGCCTCCGGCTCGGCGCTGGCCCAGGACGCCGCCGAACTGACCGCGAGCCTGCTCGACGCTCCCGCGCTGCTCCCGCCCGGCACCGCCGCCCTGCCGCTGCACCCTTGGCAGGCCCGCGAGTTGGCACTGCGCCCGCAGATCGCCCAGCTGCTGGCCGAGGGCCTGCTGCACGACCTCGGCGCGCACGGCGAGCCCTGGCACCCGACCTCCTCCGTGCGCACCGTGATGCGCCCCGGCACGCCGTGGATGCTCAAGCTCTCGCTCGGCCTGCGGATCACCAACTCCCGCCGGGAGAACCTGCGCAAGGAGCTGCACCGCGGCCTCGAGGTGCACCAGCTGCTGGAGGCGGGCCTGGGCGCCGAGTGGCGGGCCGCCCACCCGGGCTTCGACATCGTCCGCGACCCGGCCTGGATCGGCGTGGACCTGCCCGGCCTGGACGAGCGGACCGCGAGCGGTCTGGACACCGTGCTGCGCCGGCAGCCGTTCGGCCCGCAGGAGCGCGCGCTCTGCGTGGCCGGGCTGGTCGCCGAACGCCCGCTGGGCGAGCCGGCGCCCGGGGTGCCGTCCGAACTGGGCGACGTGCTGCGCTCGCTGGCCCGCCGCAGCGGCCGGCCGCTGCCGACCGTGTCCACCGAGTGGTTCCTGCGCTACCTGGATGCCGCGGTGCTGCCGGTGCTCTGGCTGGACGGCCGGGCCGGCATCGCCCTGGAGGCGCACCAGCAGAACAGCCTGGTGCTGCTCGACCAGGCCGGCTGGCCGATCGGCGGCCGGTTCCGGGACAACCAGGGCTACTACTTCCGGGCCTCGCACGCCGAGCGTCTCGAGCAGCGGTTGCCGGGTATCGGCAAGGCCAGCGACACCTTCGTCGAGGACGCGGTCGCCGAGGAGCGGTTCGCCTACTACCTGGGGATCAACCATGTCCTGGGCCTGATCGGCGCCTTCGGTTCGCAGCGGCTGGCCGACGAGCGGGTGCTGCTGGCGGCGCTGCGCCGGTTCCTGGCCGGGCCCGCCGCCACCGCCACCGGCTCCACCCTCCCGGCGCACCTGCTGGAGTCCCCGCAGCTGCGCTGCAAGGCCAACCTGCTGACCCGGCTGCACGGCCTGGACGAGCTGGTCGGGCCGGTCGAGACGCAGTCCGTCTACGTCCGGCTCGACAACCCGGTGGCCCCGCGATGA
- the hflX gene encoding GTPase HflX produces MTSTFDNRDQSSESAGRSSRRPADLRADALMDEDLAGTDEDFGRTNYDGDQYDRSERAALRRVAGLSTELEDVTEVEYRQLRLERVVLVGVWTDGSVEEAENSLAELAALAETAGSEVLDGVIQRRDKPDAATYIGSGKAKELRDIVASTGADTVVCDGELTPGQLIHLEDVVKVKVVDRTALILDIFAQHAKSREGKAQVSLAQMQYMLPRLRGWGASLSRQMGGGGGSSAGGGGGMATRGPGETKIETDRRRIREKMAKLRKEIAHMKKGRDTKRQERKRHQVPSVAIAGYTNAGKSSLLNRLTGAGVLVENSLFATLDPTVRRAQTPGGRLYTLADTVGFVRHLPHHLVEAFRSTMEEVADADLILHVVDGSHPEPETQLAAVREVIVSVEAQHVPEIVVINKADAAHPDVLQRLLRREPHAIVVSARTGLGIDQLLKLIDDELPRPAVEVQALVPYTRGDLVSRVHAEGELLETEHTGEGTLIRAKVAAELAADLERYAVAVQR; encoded by the coding sequence ATGACCTCCACGTTCGACAACCGCGACCAATCAAGCGAGTCCGCCGGCCGCAGTTCCCGCCGACCCGCTGACCTCCGGGCCGATGCCCTGATGGACGAGGACCTCGCGGGGACCGACGAGGACTTCGGCCGCACCAACTACGACGGCGACCAGTACGACCGCAGCGAGCGTGCCGCACTGCGCCGCGTCGCCGGCCTCTCCACCGAGCTGGAGGACGTCACCGAGGTCGAGTACCGCCAGCTCCGCCTGGAGCGCGTGGTGCTCGTCGGCGTCTGGACGGACGGCAGCGTCGAGGAGGCCGAGAACTCGCTCGCCGAGCTCGCCGCCCTCGCCGAGACGGCCGGCTCCGAGGTGCTGGACGGCGTGATCCAGCGCCGCGACAAGCCCGACGCGGCCACCTACATCGGCTCCGGCAAGGCCAAGGAGCTGCGCGACATCGTCGCCTCCACCGGCGCCGACACCGTGGTCTGCGACGGTGAGCTGACCCCCGGCCAGCTGATCCACCTCGAGGACGTCGTCAAGGTCAAGGTCGTCGACCGGACGGCCCTGATCCTGGACATCTTCGCCCAGCACGCCAAGTCCCGAGAGGGCAAGGCGCAGGTCTCGCTCGCCCAGATGCAGTACATGCTGCCGCGTCTGCGCGGCTGGGGTGCCTCGCTCTCCCGGCAGATGGGTGGTGGCGGCGGCTCCTCGGCCGGCGGTGGCGGCGGTATGGCCACGCGTGGTCCCGGTGAGACCAAGATCGAGACCGACCGGCGCCGGATCCGCGAGAAGATGGCGAAGCTCCGCAAGGAGATCGCCCATATGAAGAAGGGCCGGGACACCAAGCGCCAGGAGCGCAAGCGTCACCAGGTCCCCTCGGTCGCCATCGCGGGCTACACCAACGCGGGCAAGTCCTCGCTGCTCAACCGGCTCACCGGCGCCGGCGTCCTGGTGGAGAACTCGCTGTTCGCCACCCTGGACCCGACCGTCCGCCGGGCGCAGACCCCGGGCGGCCGGCTCTACACGCTGGCCGACACCGTCGGCTTCGTCCGGCACCTGCCGCACCACCTGGTCGAGGCCTTCCGCTCGACCATGGAGGAGGTCGCCGACGCGGACCTCATCCTGCACGTGGTGGACGGCTCGCACCCCGAGCCGGAGACCCAGCTCGCGGCGGTCCGTGAGGTGATCGTCTCGGTCGAGGCGCAGCACGTGCCGGAGATCGTCGTGATCAACAAGGCCGACGCCGCCCACCCGGACGTGCTGCAGCGGCTGCTGCGCCGCGAGCCGCACGCGATCGTGGTCTCGGCCCGCACGGGCCTGGGCATCGACCAGCTGCTCAAGCTGATCGACGACGAGCTGCCGCGGCCCGCCGTCGAGGTCCAGGCGCTGGTCCCCTACACCCGGGGCGACCTGGTCTCCCGGGTGCACGCCGAGGGCGAGCTGCTGGAGACCGAGCACACCGGTGAGGGCACCCTGATCCGCGCCAAGGTGGCAGCCGAGCTGGCCGCCGACCTGGAGCGCTACGCGGTGGCCGTCCAGCGCTGA
- a CDS encoding HD domain-containing protein, with the protein MTVETGRPQTGQPNPPAPQQTRRRLGRAAFGRAGRAALLATGRAPVPDAIEPIVQAHRCHHPQADLALLSRAYRTAEASHRGQKRKSGEPFITHPLAVTMILAQLGAETTTLVAALLHDTVEDTEVTLDQVAAHFGPEVAYLVDGVTKLEKVDFGAAAEAETFRKMLVATGDDVRVMVIKLADRLHNMRTIRHMKPASQVRIAKVTRDVLIPLAERLGIQVVKTELEDIVFATLHPEEYARTRTLVAVHEAEQDALLAPFAQALHRQLAEAGVAAEVTVRPRHCVSVHRVLLKRGSVGRPATPHPADFGRLLVVVEETADCYAVLGELHTCWTPLPGEFTDFVAAPKFNLYQSLHTAVSVDGAAVEVLVRTPRMHTVAEFGVVALGSPRQQSEEPPPDGPQAAEPQRDELDRTDPARPGWLSRLLEWQQETPDPDAFWSTLTADLSGDREITAVTEEGATLVLPAGASCVDAAYQLGEQVGHRCIGARVNGRLTALSTPLGDGDVVGILTEAVRAPGEGEPSGPSPQWLEHAHTAGARIAIERWLAEHPGHADQPEPAQQPERWEQPEPPEPGPARAPGGRPRLVLVPGHPRAAVRLARCCTPVPPDQVTGFQIRGGSIAVHRADCPTGERMRSSGRGPVPLGWAPGTAAPTDRPVSYRVTLQAEALNRPRLLADLTAAMSATGLDIVSAVVEPPQELRVRHTYTVELPGAETLPVVMRAMLRVSGVYDVRRPGLDEAPRPPRLRPHPRNAGNADDRAAMAVRPSSGIHGRSAAFSETSGPPDGHHR; encoded by the coding sequence ATGACCGTCGAGACCGGCCGGCCACAGACCGGCCAGCCCAACCCGCCCGCGCCCCAGCAGACCAGACGCCGCCTCGGCCGCGCCGCGTTCGGCCGGGCCGGGCGCGCGGCCCTGCTCGCCACCGGCCGCGCACCGGTGCCCGATGCCATCGAGCCGATCGTGCAGGCCCACCGCTGCCACCACCCGCAGGCCGATCTCGCGCTGCTCAGCCGCGCCTACCGGACGGCCGAGGCCAGCCATCGCGGCCAGAAGCGCAAGAGCGGCGAACCGTTCATCACCCACCCGCTCGCCGTCACGATGATCCTGGCCCAGCTCGGCGCCGAGACCACCACGCTGGTCGCCGCACTGCTGCATGACACCGTCGAGGACACCGAGGTGACGCTCGATCAGGTGGCCGCCCACTTCGGTCCCGAGGTGGCCTATCTGGTCGACGGCGTCACCAAGTTGGAGAAGGTGGACTTCGGCGCGGCGGCCGAGGCCGAGACCTTCCGCAAGATGCTGGTCGCCACCGGCGACGACGTCCGGGTGATGGTGATCAAGCTCGCCGACCGGCTGCACAATATGCGGACGATCCGTCATATGAAGCCCGCCAGCCAGGTGCGGATCGCCAAGGTCACCCGGGATGTGCTGATCCCGCTGGCCGAGCGGCTGGGCATCCAGGTGGTCAAGACGGAGCTGGAGGACATCGTCTTTGCCACCCTGCACCCCGAGGAGTACGCCAGGACCCGCACGCTGGTGGCCGTCCACGAGGCGGAGCAGGATGCGCTGCTCGCGCCGTTCGCGCAGGCACTGCACCGTCAGTTGGCCGAGGCGGGGGTCGCGGCGGAGGTCACCGTGCGGCCGCGGCACTGCGTCTCGGTGCACCGGGTGCTGCTCAAGCGCGGGTCGGTCGGCCGGCCGGCCACCCCGCATCCGGCGGACTTCGGGCGGCTGCTGGTGGTGGTCGAGGAGACCGCCGACTGCTACGCCGTCCTCGGCGAGCTGCACACCTGCTGGACCCCGCTGCCCGGCGAGTTCACGGATTTCGTGGCGGCCCCCAAGTTCAACCTCTACCAGTCGCTGCACACCGCGGTCTCGGTCGACGGCGCCGCGGTCGAGGTGCTGGTCCGCACGCCGCGGATGCACACGGTCGCCGAGTTCGGCGTGGTCGCGCTCGGCAGCCCCAGGCAGCAGTCCGAGGAGCCGCCGCCGGACGGCCCGCAGGCCGCCGAGCCGCAGCGCGACGAGCTGGACCGGACCGATCCGGCGCGGCCCGGCTGGCTGAGCCGCCTGCTGGAGTGGCAGCAGGAGACGCCCGACCCGGACGCTTTCTGGTCCACGCTGACCGCCGACCTCTCCGGCGACCGGGAGATCACCGCCGTCACCGAGGAGGGCGCGACGCTGGTGCTGCCGGCCGGCGCCAGCTGCGTGGACGCGGCGTACCAGCTCGGTGAGCAGGTCGGCCACCGCTGTATCGGCGCCCGGGTCAACGGCCGGCTCACCGCGCTCTCCACCCCGCTGGGCGACGGCGACGTGGTGGGCATCCTCACCGAGGCGGTACGCGCACCGGGCGAGGGCGAGCCGTCCGGGCCGAGCCCGCAGTGGCTGGAGCACGCGCACACGGCGGGCGCCCGGATCGCCATCGAGCGCTGGCTCGCCGAGCACCCCGGGCACGCCGATCAGCCCGAGCCGGCCCAGCAGCCCGAGCGGTGGGAGCAGCCCGAGCCGCCCGAGCCCGGCCCGGCCCGTGCTCCGGGTGGGCGGCCGCGGCTGGTGCTCGTCCCGGGCCACCCCCGGGCGGCCGTCCGGCTGGCCCGCTGCTGCACCCCGGTCCCGCCCGACCAGGTCACCGGATTCCAGATCCGCGGCGGCTCGATCGCCGTGCACCGGGCCGACTGCCCCACCGGCGAGCGGATGCGCAGCTCAGGGCGCGGGCCCGTGCCACTCGGCTGGGCCCCCGGCACGGCCGCGCCGACCGACCGCCCGGTGAGCTACCGGGTGACGCTGCAGGCCGAGGCGCTGAACCGCCCCCGGCTGCTGGCCGACCTCACCGCCGCGATGTCGGCCACCGGCCTGGACATCGTCTCGGCGGTGGTCGAGCCGCCGCAGGAGCTGCGGGTCCGGCACACTTACACCGTGGAGCTGCCCGGCGCCGAGACGCTCCCGGTGGTGATGCGCGCCATGCTGCGGGTCTCCGGGGTCTACGATGTACGGCGCCCCGGCCTGGACGAGGCGCCCAGGCCGCCCCGGCTGCGCCCGCATCCCCGGAATGCCGGAAATGCTGATGACCGGGCCGCCATGGCCGTGCGACCATCGTCGGGAATTCACGGCCGGTCCGCCGCGTTCTCAGAGACGAGTGGGCCACCCGACGGCCACCACCGATAG